CGGGATTTCATGCTTTCACAATTGAACATTGTTGCCAGATTCCAATACAAACTCGTCGATTAGAAAAACATCAAGGTCTTTACAGAGCCGTCAGATTTCAGAATTTATTTCCATCAAAACGCGATCCAGTTCGAGAAGCCGGTCTCTGATTTCCGTTTGTTCGACCCACGGTTTTGATTCCAGGTAAGCTCTCCGTTCCTTAAGCCGGGCATATCTGGCGTTAATATCTTCAAGAATATAGCTCCAATCAATACGGGGGGCAGCCCTTTCGGGATACTCTTCTCGCTTGAGCACCCGTCCCGGCTCCAGGGTGGTCTCTTCAAGATATCCAGGTATCAGCACCTTGAAGCCGAATCGTTCCTTAATCAGACCCGCAAGCACCTGCTGTGCTGAATATTCCCCATGTATGAGGAAGACCTGCATCTCACGTGTCTGAAAATGACTCAACCACTCCAGAATCTGGCTTTGACCGGCATGGGCGGAAAATCCATTTATTGTAAACACCCTGGCTTTCACCGCAATTTCTTCATTGAAAAGGCGAATTTTCTTCGCGCCATCAACGATTTTACGACCCGTCGTCCCCTGAGCCTGAAAACCGACAAACACAACACTGGCGCCTTCCCGCCATATATTGTGCCTCAAGTGATGTTTTATCCTTCCTGCATCGGCCATACCGCTGGCTGAAATGACAATAGCCGGTCCTGGCACGTTGTTGATGGCAATGGACTCTTCAGTAGTCGGGGTAAAATGTAATTGCGGCAGATAGAGAGGGTCCTCCCCCCTCTTTATCAGCTCTCTGGTCTCCTCATCGAGGTATTTCGTGTGGTGGCGAAAAATTTCCGTAGCTTTGATGGCCAGCGGACTGTCCAGATAAACCGGCATATCCGGAGGCAGCCTTCCATCCTTGGACAGAAGATAGAGACAATACATCATCTCCTGTGTTCTTTCCACGGCAAAGGCAGGAATAATCACCTTCTCTTTATTGCCGTAACTGTATGCTATGGCCTCTGCCAGCTCATTCAGGCTGTCATCTTCATTTTTATGATCCCGGTTGCCATATGTTGATTCTAAAAAAAGGAAATCGGCGGCATCGA
This region of Deltaproteobacteria bacterium genomic DNA includes:
- a CDS encoding MBL fold metallo-hydrolase is translated as MKIKFMGAARTVTGSCYILETNGHRFAVDCGMHQGNAEIEKRNWDVDIYEPGRIDFFLITHAHIDHSGLLPRMVQKGFNGQIYTTVPTRDLLEILLLDSAHIQEMEAQWKTKKHLRSGEKNIKPLYTQKDAEATFPMFKVISYDETFEPAPGVKVKFKDAGHILGASLIELLIEENGVTVKLVFSGDIGRPAQLMMEDPSIVDAADFLFLESTYGNRDHKNEDDSLNELAEAIAYSYGNKEKVIIPAFAVERTQEMMYCLYLLSKDGRLPPDMPVYLDSPLAIKATEIFRHHTKYLDEETRELIKRGEDPLYLPQLHFTPTTEESIAINNVPGPAIVISASGMADAGRIKHHLRHNIWREGASVVFVGFQAQGTTGRKIVDGAKKIRLFNEEIAVKARVFTINGFSAHAGQSQILEWLSHFQTREMQVFLIHGEYSAQQVLAGLIKERFGFKVLIPGYLEETTLEPGRVLKREEYPERAAPRIDWSYILEDINARYARLKERRAYLESKPWVEQTEIRDRLLELDRVLMEINSEI